CGAATTTTAGCTTTGATGAACTCAAAACACATGTTTGAAAATACGAAAATCTCAAACGTAGAATCAAAAcgttttgtgatttttaagGATGATCGATCACGTACGTAATGTATGCTTCATTAGTTCATATAACTTATGATTAGTAGTACGTCGTTCGAATATAGATCAGTCATTATCATTAGATAAGCCATCTTTCTACAAAAATAAAGTGGCTATattgaaaaagtaattaaaaagacAGTTGAACAACATTTTATGCAAAGTGTGTTACGATCCGTACaataatcaattaataaaACGCTAAGACTTGGTCTTCTTAAATACTAGTGATTAGAAAACGACATTAGTGGAGTGGATGTTGAACTTGAATTCTCGAATTCAATTGAGCCTAAACGTTGACTTTTGACTTTTCCAGTCATTGGTTTCCTTTTCGATTTcctaatacttttttttgtgtcccCTTGTCTCTAGTCTTTGTTGTATTCATAATTATCTCATATAGTAAAAATGAATGTAACACTACTCGATAATgcatctactttttttttaattgattatatGTCTATATTAGAAGATGGAACATTTCGgatttttaaatatcattttcgGAAACATAAAGCTTAACACTTTTGGGAACAAAATTTCCGAACTTTTGAGAATAGCTAATTGCCGTCGATGGTTACAAGAGTGGAGAAACGTGAGATAGGTGGACCTGAACGGTCAGGGCATTATGTAAGTgatttttcattgttttgacGAAATTATGGATAAGTAAACATTACGATTATGAAAATTAATCATATCTCAGAGTTGTCATTTACCTATTGTACATAAATATTACCTAACGAAATACCTGCTCTAAACGTCGAAACATTCATTATTTTAGTGTCACACTCAACTAGAAAATAGAATTGACATGAGTAATGAGTTTTTCAAAGTCATATacttttcatgtttttgttatataatttaaatttggaCTAGAACTGAATACTTCTAAGTTTTGACGATAGAGCATTACATCTACTTGTGAAACTAAATGTATCACACGACATGTAGAtgattgaaaaagaagagaaattatgATTCATAAGAAACAtttatttagcaaaaaaacaattataatatGTTCTTTTCCCCCTAAGTAAAGAGAATTATTAGCTTAAACTATTTTGGTACTGAGAGTGAAGGATTTGAAAAAGGTTATTGAAATATTAGGTTATCTATGCTATTTTTAACTAGCAAATATCGAAAtacttttattatattatatttgtcGTCAAATcgacaaaattaaaactagCAAAATTGTAGGTGAAATGTCAAAGAGAAAGTGACAACCGTGCACCTTTTTTACTTGTACAAGTGTCTCCACAATTTACCTATCAATTAGCGTCTCGtagtatttttgaattttaaactATGATAAGTTTTTCCCATTAAATTCAAAGTTTTCTACAaataatttctatttattttataatagtAAACTCTTAAACGTCTAATTGACTTATCAAACACCACTAGACGTTAGGTGTACTAGAAATGCCACACAAAACTTCGATTAGTGCTTAGCATTTTTGAACTTCCTCCATGAAAAAACGAAAAGCGAATATAATAAGAAGGTTTTTTGGCTCCCTAATTTCCAAGAAATAGTGTTGTTGAACTGTACTCACTTGAACTCTTTTGGTAAAAGAATTATGGTTTAAGCCTTTAAGGTTACTTCTTCAATTGTTATACTTACAAAAACACGCAAACGAATATGGTTAGTGGGTTCGACCTCTCATCACATAGTGATGAAATCcgttaaaaaattaaagaaaccaTAAACCAAAGTCACCAAACActcaaaattctaaaattacAAAGCAAATACATAAAATGACATAGGGCTTGGGTCATCAAAGACAGGGGGAATGAAGAGCACGTGATATGCAGTCTCATGCACGACTTTGCTGATCCTAATGGTCAAATACGGTGTCATTTGCTTCCACGTCTCTTAATTACATTTTATGTTTCTAACACTAAAAAGTAAGAATGCAATCATATGGTTTAAAGCCGTGTACGTACAGACAAATTGCTCGAAATAGCCAAACTCGATTCACTcgtaatatatatgtttttccaAGTTCAAACAATGGTTAGATAATAGAAATGTTTAGATCCAAtcattgtgtttttatttttgtgagtATATTTATTCTTAAGATTCTTTTTCGACGTCTAGAGATATGGTTATTTGTTAGTGTCTAGACTTATCTAATCTTAAATAGAAAAGCTAAAGAAAGTGAAGTCATTGCTTTGAAAGACGTTGACTGTTCACAAAAACAACTAGTCTTCGTTGACTTtgaatcaacaacaataatgTAGCTCCAAAGAAAGGAGTATATCTAATTCAAACCCTTatttaaacaagaaagaaagaattcgTAAGCTTTTCTATGGAGGTTATTTGTATTAATGAAccaaaaagttatataaaaagGGTTATAGAGAGAGGCGCGCAAAATGAAGACTTCTGTTAACTATTCTTTGGCTTCTTGTATATGCGTATTAATATATGATTCGTTATAATTCACCAAGAAAGATTTCTTTTGACGAGTAGAAAGAGTTGGAAGTATATGCATAATGTCTACATAACTTTATACATTTGACCtctattttatctttatttttaatattcctCGGTAGGACTTCTACGcacataaacttttaaaacctAATCAGATTGCATTTATATATACCTCAATTTCTGATATTGTCTATGGACATGGTGAcagtttaaatttgttatgtaCTACATGATATGGTGTTATGGTGATGATCATGTCCACTATGAGATATCTACGAAGATATATGTACGTATGTTTTCcaacatattttctattttatttttacgtTTAGTCAAGACCATATTCATAGCGTCAATCTCCATGTGAATTCTAATAATGTAGACTCTTAAGAATAAACTATTCATTGTCTTAACCAAATGTATGTTTACAAGACGAAAAAAAcacaaggaaagaaaaaggaaagaatgaAAGCCAAAACATAGTGTGGTAGATAGGATTAGAGagaaatatatagttaaatgCTCCTTTATAGAAACCACTTTTAGTTCAATAGCTCTCTAgctatatttaatttttagttgaaattgtcaaacctttctttttcatatacatcaaaatattttaacaatttaTACCCATTAAAGTCTTCTAATAAGATTATGACCCTTCCAAACTTTTCAGTATCTCCCTCTTGAATTCTTTCAAATTAGTTTAGTATTTCACATTTTAGAGAGACTATAATCTCAAATTACATACCATAGTTGATACTTTGGTTCGAcaagtaatttaataatattaagaacGATTGTTGCTGGTAGCTAGTAAATTGGTCATATCTATTTGGTTGATAgatcatatattaaaatttgatctCAGATCATCGaccatcatacacataatttGTAGTATAATTCATCTTTTATGTCCATTTTCTGCCATTGCGGGTTACTCAAATAAAGTTGGGAATTAATTGCAAATTTTTTCCTCTAATACAATTAGAAacgatgacaaaaaaaaaggtatatatataatttctaaCAACGGAGCATACGcctaaaatatccaaaatatgcTTCATGAACCTTAATATAATTAAGGGTAACGAAAAACAGTTTCGATTGGAGGGTCAAATAGTGTTTCCAAGATTTAACTCCATAAATCAACATCCAGTTTgggtaaaataattttgtcttGTGTAAAAATTTTCCTAgctaaaacattaaatcaCACTGAAGTAGACTATCTTGggattattttttagttttttgatAACCACTACattgatattttcaaattgaaTATACAAAGGACAGTCTTCTACATATGGTTTGAATGCAAATCTATGAATCTTCATATGGTAGGTATATTATACCTCAATAAAAGATATTGATCTTAAACTGATATGTTAGAAATCCAACGTTATAAAGTACAGGACGTATAATTTGGTACATTAAAAGAGATTAGTTACTCAATTTATAACCAATCGGAAATATGGTATCATAATTCCATTGATTTTACTGACCAAACATTACCAATggacatttttattttttccaagtGATATCGCTccaaaatgatttaattaagACCTTAATAGAATATTCAGAACAAAAAACCATCCAAGTATTAAAGTAAAGTTGAATGGACTTGTATTTATAAGACTTGATCACCCAAAGTCCACATATAACCTAACACCTAAGTTTGAAGAACcaaatctcttcctcttcttctctttctcctcttcttcaatgGATGATCATGTTGAGCACAATTATAACACATCTTTAGAAGAAGTACACTTCAAGAGCTTAAGTGATTGCTTACAAAGCTCATTAGTAATGGATTATAACTCACTAGAGAAGGTCTTCAAATTCTCACCTTATAGTTCCCCTTTTCAATCGGTTTCACCGTCAGTAAACAACCCTTACTTAAATCTCACTTCGAATTCTCCGGTGGTCTCATCTTCCTCCAATGAAGGCGAGCCTAAAGAGAACACCAACGATAAGAGTGACCAAATGGAGGATAACGAAGGCGACCTACATGGTGTTGGTGAAAGCTCCAAGCAACTGTGAGTTTTTTTCAAccttttacttttctttcgGAGTTCCtcacatatttttgttctttatggACTAGATGtcctgaaacaaaatttagactATATAATTAACGTGAAGCTTATAAAAATCAACAATCACTTGCCAACATAGAACGTGGAAACCCTTGAGATTGATATGCTTTAGATGGATGGGTATGGTCAGGACAAAACAAGGTaaaaagaaaggagagaagaaagagagagaagttaGGGTTGCATTTATGACCAAAAGCGAGATTGATCATCTTGAAGATGGTTATAGATGGCGAAAATATGGACAAAAAGCAGTGAAGAACAGCCCTTATCCAAGGTTCATTTATTCACTACACTCTATTCAAATCCACACATTTATAAGTTacagatatatatatcataatggttttgtaagaaaataaagtgtATATTATCATAATatcataatttgtttatgCGTTTTCAGGAGTTACTATAGGTGCACAACACAGAAGTGTAACGTGAAGAAACGTGTAGAGAGATCGTTTCAAGATCCGTCGATCGTAATTACAACCTACGAAGGAAAACACAACCATCCGATCCCATCGACGTTGAGAGGAACCGTGGCAGCTGAACATCTACTAGTCCACCGTGGTGGTGGAGGCAGTTTACTCCATAGCTTCCCTCGTCACCATCAAGATTTTCTCATGATGAAACATTCTCCGGCCAATTATCAATCGGTGGGATCTCTGTCGTACGAACATGGCCATGGGACCTCTAGttacaattttaataataatcaacCAGTTGTTGACTATGGTCTTCTTCAGGACATTGTTCCTTCAATGTTCTCCAAGAACGAGTCTTGAGAGAGGGGTATGTACGTACTATAGATCGTATCGTTATGGTTGCATTATATAAGCATAAATCATTTGTACTATATGTATGTAAGTAGATTCTTAGGTAATGTATTTATTCATATCTATACATGCatgttaatttatatatatttcactGACACACTGGCACTGCTACTAATCATTTGTAATCTTGATTATTAAAAGAGTTAATTAGagtattttacattttgtcCTCTTCCAAATCAGagtattttttgtataattggGTATATGATGTGgtatcttaatttatttggGGGCAGACAAgttatatattgataaaagtAACCATCACACTTCAAACGAGGAGAAGTTTAGAGAAGACAATGATGTGGTTATTTTACATAGCGATATTggaaccaaaagaaagaaaaggtgGAAAGCTGAGGATGATTTCACTTTGATTTACTTACATCTGTtattgttcaaaaaaaaaaaaaaaaattgctaaCTATATCAAccttatcaaagaaaaaaaaactgatgtCTTAATTTTCCTTTAGATAAAAGTCTCCGCTTTTTTTGTTGCGGAAATTGTTGACTATATTTAACGACAACGACTTGCTCCATAATCAGTTCCCTCGATCCAAGTTTTTCCTATATGACGGTAAATATTCTCTGTCATTTTATCCGATTAAAAATTATCATAACTAACGTACAGTATACAGAAACACATGCCCAGCCTAATGAAGCCCATGTGTTTTAGGGGGTTTAAGCAAGTAGAGTAGTAGTagtacaaacaaacaaacaaactgcTTATGAGAACTTTGATTGCTCACACATGGGCTTCATTAGGTTTGGGCTTGTGTTTATTGTAGTCTCTAACAAGAGAAACATTGATAACCGAAACTTAACCTACAAATCTGGTATCGAGCTTTTTAAAGGAcacttaaaaagaaagaaaaagaaaaacttgtgaCACCATAATTTTCTAGATTCAACTCAGCCGTTGGTAAAGCTAGAAAAGTAGAAAAGAGACAGAGATTTAGGTAAAGATTCATATGAGCCATGTTACATATCTGCAATAATTAATTGTTTGAAGataaataacataaacatGAAAGACCCTAATCATATATGCTATTTCCCTAATTGTAAATAGTGAGTGTACTACTTCCATAATTATGTTTCATAAACGTACTAAATACCAACTTATCTCTTTATTATAAACCATCACCATGAGACAAAGAAGCTATTCAGTAAAACAATAGACTTCACTTCAGTCTACCTCCAAAGCTTCAACCAcattcttttgatttcccTTGAATGCAGGACCCAATTCTTTCATCTCAGGTGTAATAGCAAGTTTCTGAAATATAAGAGAATCACATGAAGGACAAGTTATATAGATAGAGGTGGAAATGTCGAGTAGCTCAAATTACCTCTACTTCTATAGGCTCTGCAAGTTTCTCTTGAGCCACAAGAGCATGGCCACTTTTTTCCTGCCATACAACAAAGAGTCCACAATCTACTTAAGTAAATATAAATAGGAACACCTACATATATCTAGTTGTAAAAGGTGAGTTTCTTACGGAGTGAGCACGTAAGTCGTAATCAGACCTATCTGCAATTCCAACACATTCAATCCAACCATATGAACACTCAATTTCAGCATCCCAACAATCGGTTGCATAGTGTGCCATTTCATTTGCAAGATGATGACGGAAGCGCAGGCGTTCCTTGTCTATTCCAAGACGGATAAGGAAAAGATACACTCTCCCAATGAAGAATCCTAGAGTCTCACTGTTCACATGCCCTAATACATTTTCAGTTGTAGAGATCagtattagtttttttttcttatcaaaaaggAGGTAAGCGAATATGATTACAAATACACTGACCTTAGCAACAGCTTCGCCAAGGCAAAGTCTTTTTGCAAATTGGCCaggtttttcttgttcttctcttgGAAACATAAGGAGTTCAAGTTTTGCTACATCAGAGAACTTAGAATGTGACTTATGCTCAGGGTGAACAAAGTGCTCAATTTCTGCCAGAGTGAATTCACGAGTTCTAAGAAGCCCTTGACGTGGAGATATCTGCGTGAGAAACAAAGATCCcttaaaagaaagattcaGATAAACGTATACAATATATCAACTAGTAATATTGAAGGATATTCACCTCATTCCTAAAGACTCGACCAACTTGAGCCACGGCAAACGGAAGTTTTCTCCCattcaaattataataatcCTTGAAGTTGCAAAAACTGCCTTGAGCAGTTTCAGGACGCAAGTAACTGAAACACaccaacaaataaataaataaaactcaagaaagaaagaattattACATGGAAAAAGACTCACCCTATCAACGAACCACTTGCTCCAAAGGAAGTTTGAAACATCAAGTTGAAGGGGCGAGGAGGATGAGAAAGTGGATTCTTCGTGACTGGAGCTGTGGAGCAGTGATTCCATACTCCACCAAGCTCTTCAGCAGAAAGATCTTCCACATGAGCTATAACTTTATCCAATTCAGCAGCATTCTCAGCAGAGATGGTAGGATCTTTCTTTCGGTTTTCACAATAACTTTTGACCAAGTGGTCCGCACGGTGAAATGCTCCATCTACCTCATCCTTGACCATAAGATCAGTGAACTTTTTTACATGCCCAGATGCGTTGAAAACGGCCTCTGGTGTCAAAGCTGTACAAGCAACCTCCATCATGTCCTCTTCATCAACAAAACACTGTATatcaaagaaaattcaaaatcagcTCTTGTCTACCGAATTGTGCCAGAGATATAtgtgaatgaatgaatgaatccTCACCTTACGCCAGAGGCTAAGTATATTAAGTTCAACAGTACGACCATGAGGACCGAAATCGTAAAGTCCAGCGACGCCATGGTAGATATCGAAAGATTTATGGACGAACAAAAGCCGATCGAGAGTTTTGACCACTGCTTCCCGAAAATCCTCACGGTCCTTCTCGACCGCGGATTTCTCAGGCTTGGATTTGTTGGGAAGCTCAATCGCAGCGTTGGTCTCTGGTTTCGCTGCGTGGGAGTCCTCGAGAGTTCCGACGGCGAGTTCTTGATCTTCGACGGCCAAGGATTTCTCCCGAAGAAAAGATTGTTCGGGAGCGTCCATCGGGATCTGAATCGGAGCCAAAGTGGTTTGGAATCGTCAAGAAAAGTGTGAACTTGTCCGCTCACAATTTTGGTCTAGCTAGGGTTTTAATATGGGAAACTTCAGCAGGGTTTTGTTACTTTAGGATTTTTATTACAATGCGAAACTTGGTGCTCAAGCGatgagtttttaaaaaaaaatataaaatctctATTCGttcttaaacattttaattgtaatttcaattaaatatttttttaaatatatcttGCCTATAGTCTAttgtattaattatttgtatttaattatataaataacaatcataaaatcataaatattgATAATCTTACTTTCCTTCATAACTTGCCTAATTGTGTTACGTCCTCCAAGATCGAGATTTCTATCCGCCTGCATGGCTGCATTATCATAAAACTTGGATTTAACTAACCCATTATTcgatatcaaaaacttttgaatgTGCTTTCCTCTGGTTTAGTCCATCTCTGCATCTAAACTAAAACCTAAAATAGTCAGTATATATGCACGATGGCGCTACCAACTGCCCAAGGATGCGTCAACTCTTTGCTTCTCTAACTTGTAACTTTGTAATCCTTAGCAAACTGTAAAAACAATGATCcttcatacttttttttcttaatgcaaacacaaacaattCAGACCATAACTGGATGGACTGAAATTTGTGaccaaaatttagaaaattagcAGTAGAATGGACGAAAATATAACAGAgagtttatactttatagcCACTTCGTCTCCAAATCTGGTATCGAACTTTTTACGTGAcactaagaaacaaaacattaaaaatgaGTAGATTCAGCAACAATTAATTTAACactttggtttttaattcGGAAAAAAACAAGGAGCTAGCTACTCGTCTGCAGCAGCAGAAGAATGGTGAGGGAAGGTTGCCCAGACGTCTTGCCACGTCATTTTCCCCTCTGAGACTGAGCTCACAACGGAAGCTGCCTCCTTCAAGGTGACTCGGACTTGATCTTTGCTGTCTCTTTCTCTGATTGTCACTGATGTATCCGAGTCCACTGTTATTGCAAATGGCACTCCAAGCTCATCGGTTCTCGCATATCTCTTCCCTATCGATGTACCTGTtcacacacaaacacaacaaatctTTACTTGATTTGATCCATttcaatatttcaaaaaacttCAATTCTCAACTTGTTTTTACGTACCAGTGATGTCAATCTTATGGGAGATACCGACAGAGGCGAGTTCCTTGGAAATAACTTTGGCTACTTCCTCGAATTGTTGGTTCTGAACAAGCGGGAAAACCGTGCACTTGATGGGAGCTACAAGAGGAGGGAAACGGAACAAGTTCAACTGCTCATCCCCTGCTTTGCTTGGCCTTGTGCTGAAACAATGCTCATACAGACAATATATGATCCGACCAATCCCAAACGATGGTTCAATCACTGATGGAGTGAAAACCCGCTGgtgctctttcttcttctcctttgataTAGACACCATGTTTTTCTTGATGTTCACGCTTTTCTTTAGGGTACACACGTAAAACTCCACTTCCCCTTTGGATTCCAGGGTTGCTTTCATCTCCATAGcttcttcctcattcatcgcCTAACAAAACATTACACGAAGCATGATATTTATTCTAAACCATCAccatattattaaaaaaaaaagttattcaGTAAAACAGTTAAGAGTTCAACCTCCAAAGATTCAACCAcattcttttgatttcccTTGAATGCAAGACCCAGTTCTTTCTTCACAGGAGTTATCACAAGTTTCTGATATAAAAGATAACCATGTTAAGGACAAGTAATAAAGACAGAGATGAATGAATCTGTTCACTAAAATACCTCTACTTCTTTAGGTTCTGCAAATTTCTCTTCAGCCACAAGAGGAGTACCACTTTTGTCCTGTCGCGCAACAGTTGATCAACAATATACTTTAGTGAATTTAAACAGGAACACTTACGGGTTTTGATCATTAATTATCTAGCTGTAAAACGAAATGATGAAAATAGAAGTAAAAGGTGAGGTTCTTACAGAGTGAGCACGTAAGTCGTAAGCAGACCTATCTGCAATCCCAACACATTCAATCCACCCATATGAACTTTCAATTTCAGCATCCCAACAATCTGCTGCATAGTGGGCCATTTCATTTGCTAGATGCTGACGGAAGCGCAGCCGTTCCTTGTCAATGCCAAGACGAGTAAGGAAAAGATACACTCTCCCAATGAAGTATCCTAGAGTTTCATTGTTCACAGTACCCTATACGAATAGGATTTCAGTGTCAGGCATCAATAAGATATAAAAATGGGTGTGTGCGAGTTCTTAGTAGAATTAAGTAGGCGAATATGATTACAAATACTAACTTTAGCAACAGCTTCACCAAGGCAAAGTTTTTTGGCAGATTGGCCAGACATTTGTTCTTCCCTTGGGAACATAAGGAATTCCAATTTTGCTACGTCAGAGAACTTAGGATGTGACTTATTCTCAGGATCAACGAAGTGCTCAATCTCTGCCAGCGTGAATTCACGAACTCTAAGAAGCCCTTGTCGAGGAGATATCTGCGAGTAATATGCTACTTATTAAAACCCAGACATAATGCAGAAAAGAATTTCTTAAAGAAGATTGAGATGAAGACATCCCATACATCAAGCAAAGTAATACATTACCTCATTTCTAAAGGCTTGACCAATTTGAGCCGCGGCAAAAGGAAGTTTCTTCCCATTGTAATAGTACAAGTCCTtaaagttgacaaaaatacCTTGAGCAGTTTCAGGACGCATGTAACTGAAACACAAAAGAGGAGTAATTTGATAACAAACTCAGGAAAGAAAGTGGCTCAGAAATGATTATAACATGAAAAATACTCACCCAGGAATCAAACCAGATGGGCCAATGGATGTTTGAAACATCAAATTAAACGGGTAAGGATCAGAGAGTGGATTCTTCGTGTCTGGAGCAGTGATCCCATACTCCCTGATCTTGGCACCTAGCTGTTCAGGAGAAAAATCTTCCATAACAGCAAGAACATCCTTCAATTCAGCAGCTTTCTCAGCAGAGATGGTAAGATCTTTCTCCAGCTTCTCGGTACAATAATCCTTGAGCAAGTGGTCAGCACGGTAACATGTTCCAGTTTTCTCATCCTTAACCATAAGATCAGTGAACTTATCTACATGCCCAGATGCCTTGAGAACAACCTCTGGTGTCACACATGGACAATCAACTTCTAGCATGTTCTCCTCAAGAATGAAATGCTGCAAACGAAGCAAATCACTCCCGTATAAGAACAAGCCTAACACAATTTCTACTCTATGAATCATGTCAAATTTGACCCACATCAATCTGTATAATTCCAAACGTAACTCTACTCTATGAATCTTGTCACATTTGACTCAATTTCTACTCCATTCAATCACGTTTAGTAACAAATCTAACTCGGTTTATACAACCAAAATCTTGTCGAATTTAAATACAGAGAAATGTGAATAGTGTTGTTCCTTACTTGACGCCAAAAGCTGAGAACATTGGATTTAATAGCACAGCCAGGAGGACCATAATCAAAAAGTCCAGCGACGCCACTGTAGATCTTAAACGAAGGGATATAGAACAAACGCCGCTCGAGAGTATTGACAACAGCTTTTCGAAAAGCCTCACGGTTAAGCGAACCATTACCGGAGCTACTGATAATAGACTGAAGCTCCTTCTCGACGGTAGATTTCTCGAGCTTCAATTTGTTGAGTTGCTCAATGGCAGCATCGATTTCTGGTTTAGCTGCACGGGAAGCCTTGAGAGCTCGGACGGCGTTACCCTGAGCTTCGACGGATGAGGATTTCTCGGAAAGAGATTGACGGAGAGACTGCTCGGTGGCGTCCATCGGAATCTGGATCGGAGCGATGGAGATTGGGTTGCGAAGGATTGTGGTGGTTTGGAATTGACGAAGATTGAAGATTTGTTGTCTGCGATGAAAGACGAATGTAGAGAAGATGCGCATTCGACGAAGTGTTTGTTTCCACTTACTAGTGGCCCCCTTAGGGTTTAAGATGATAATGTGGAAACCTTTGGGCCCAAGGAGTGGGTTTGGTTGACGAAATGAAATCTAAACCCAATAAAGAGTAAAGACATTTAAATGTCATCACATCTACACGTTTGACGTTTCAACATGGATGCAAAATTTTCCAAATGCTTTAACACCAAACAAATATGTGAACATTGATGTTTGGTACCAACTTATCCCTCACCTACCAGAAAGGTCCACTACGTTTGTTTATCTATAGGCAAATCCACACtaatgtttttgtgttctttttttcctctttagaTACACAAATATGTTGtcaaaaccaaacctaaaTGCATGCATTTCTGTAAGCAAAGGCATTGCGATTAGAAAGAAAAGTTTGTGTGCAGTGAGAGCTGTAAATTGCGTATAACCACAATCAGATTACCTCTGTAATTTacttaattagtaattaataagtaattaataatttaacaatTAGAGGAGAGGCAATCGCCAAACCAACCAACCGTACGATTGAATTTGACGAAAACGACGTCGCGTCcgccattttcttcttccttgaagCAATA
This sequence is a window from Arabidopsis thaliana chromosome 1 sequence. Protein-coding genes within it:
- a CDS encoding glycyl-tRNA synthetase / glycine-tRNA ligase (glycyl-tRNA synthetase / glycine--tRNA ligase; FUNCTIONS IN: glycine-tRNA ligase activity, nucleotide binding, aminoacyl-tRNA ligase activity, ATP binding; INVOLVED IN: response to cadmium ion, glycyl-tRNA aminoacylation; LOCATED IN: mitochondrion; EXPRESSED IN: 24 plant structures; EXPRESSED DURING: 14 growth stages; CONTAINS InterPro DOMAIN/s: Aminoacyl-tRNA synthetase, class II (G/ H/ P/ S), conserved domain (InterPro:IPR002314), Glycyl-tRNA synthetase, alpha2 dimer (InterPro:IPR002315), S15/NS1, RNA-binding (InterPro:IPR009068), Glycyl-tRNA synthetase, alpha2 dimer, C-terminal (InterPro:IPR018160), Anticodon-binding (InterPro:IPR004154), WHEP-TRS (InterPro:IPR000738), Aminoacyl-tRNA synthetase, class II, conserved domain (InterPro:IPR006195); BEST Arabidopsis thaliana protein match is: tRNA synthetase class II (G, H, P and S) family protein (TAIR:AT1G29870.1); Has 6392 Blast hits to 4464 proteins in 1181 species: Archae - 269; Bacteria - 3324; Metazoa - 242; Fungi - 171; Plants - 75; Viruses - 0; Other Eukaryotes - 2311 (source: NCBI BLink).), which produces MRIFSTFVFHRRQQIFNLRQFQTTTILRNPISIAPIQIPMDATEQSLRQSLSEKSSSVEAQGNAVRALKASRAAKPEIDAAIEQLNKLKLEKSTVEKELQSIISSSGNGSLNREAFRKAVVNTLERRLFYIPSFKIYSGVAGLFDYGPPGCAIKSNVLSFWRQHFILEENMLEVDCPCVTPEVVLKASGHVDKFTDLMVKDEKTGTCYRADHLLKDYCTEKLEKDLTISAEKAAELKDVLAVMEDFSPEQLGAKIREYGITAPDTKNPLSDPYPFNLMFQTSIGPSGLIPGYMRPETAQGIFVNFKDLYYYNGKKLPFAAAQIGQAFRNEISPRQGLLRVREFTLAEIEHFVDPENKSHPKFSDVAKLEFLMFPREEQMSGQSAKKLCLGEAVAKGTVNNETLGYFIGRVYLFLTRLGIDKERLRFRQHLANEMAHYAADCWDAEIESSYGWIECVGIADRSAYDLRAHSDKSGTPLVAEEKFAEPKEVEKLVITPVKKELGLAFKGNQKNVVESLEAMNEEEAMEMKATLESKGEVEFYVCTLKKSVNIKKNMVSISKEKKKEHQRVFTPSVIEPSFGIGRIIYCLYEHCFSTRPSKAGDEQLNLFRFPPLVAPIKCTVFPLVQNQQFEEVAKVISKELASVGISHKIDITGTSIGKRYARTDELGVPFAITVDSDTSVTIRERDSKDQVRVTLKEAASVVSSVSEGKMTWQDVWATFPHHSSAAADE